The following are encoded in a window of Leptodactylus fuscus isolate aLepFus1 chromosome 9, aLepFus1.hap2, whole genome shotgun sequence genomic DNA:
- the COA7 gene encoding cytochrome c oxidase assembly factor 7, whose translation MAGLVDFKNEEEVKEFLDNLGTEYSYQCHREKDADGCQRLAEYLENIKRNFEATAKVLKYNCEKNSHSESCFKLGAYHITGKGGLPVDFKAAYDCFLKSCLKGGKKSVDSCHNVGLLAQDGRVNDDDEPNVLVARDYYTKACDGKFAPSCFNLSTMYLEGSPGIPKDMTKALHFSEKACELGHIWACANASRIYKLGDGVKKDDAKAETLKNRAKDLHQKQKQAQEITFGM comes from the exons ATGGCCGGGCTGGTGGATTTTAAGAATGAGGAGGAGGTGAAGGAGTTCCTGGATAACCTGGGCACGGAGTACTCGTACCAGTGTCACCGGGAGAAGGACGCGGACG GATGCCAACGGCTAGCTGAGTATTTGGAGAATATAAAAAGAAACTTTGAAGCGACAGCAAAAGTCCTGAAGTATAACTGTGAAAAGAACAGTCATAGCGAGAGCTGCTTCAAGCTCGGGGCGTACCATATAACCGGCAAAG GGGGACTTCCAGTTGATTTTAAAGCTGCCTATGACTGCTTCCTCAAATCATGTCTGAAGGGAGGGAAGAAGTCTGTCGATTCCTGCCATAACGTTGGGCTGCTGGCACAGGACGGGCGGGTAAACGATGACGACGAACCCAATGTCCTTGTCGCCAGGGATTATTATACAAAGGCTTGTGATGGCAAATTTGCACCAAGTTGCTTCAACCTAAGTACAATGTACTTGGAGGGATCTCCTGGGATTCCCAAGGATATGACTAAGGCTTTGCACTTTTCCGAGAAGGCCTGCGAGCTGGGACATATATGGGCATGTGCTAATGCCAGCCGAATATACAAACTGGGGGATGGGGTCAAGAAAGACGATGCCAAGGCAGAAACGTTAAAAAATCGCGCTAAGGACCTCCACCAAAAGCAGAAGCAGGCCCAAGAAATTACCTTTGGGATGTAA